One window from the genome of Cottoperca gobio chromosome 15, fCotGob3.1, whole genome shotgun sequence encodes:
- the LOC115020017 gene encoding zinc finger protein ZIC 4-like → MKRTAVVARHNGLVSPLGNNNSGASSIVFPPHPRATNISASADCGAGGGMDGLLDFSKGPTVKTELVCKWIDRTSSRQRLGRTATSVCDQTFSSMHELVDHVTTEHVAAGLETLSHVCMWDECMRGGKAFKAKYKLINHIRVHTGEKPFSCAFPNCGKMFARSENLKIHTRTHTGEKPFQCEFCERRFANSSDRKKHSQVHTASKPYDCKALGCTKSYTHPSSLRKHMKVHVKLSPTSEPQDVYDSIPHHLQQPHQALLEPLDLKMNRLSPSLANKNAHFPLLSRHELDLSSASDVDHKLLLRSSSPMAMPLDLSLSGLKSQLAQRQQSGRTPRRSQRSVNPALPQLSNIKEWYVCTRSTVPHFPLLHPDHIKSEPSDDEEYVT, encoded by the exons ATGAAGCGGACGGCTGTTGTGGCCAGGCACAATGGCCTCGTCTCTCCGCTGGGGAACAACAACTCCGGGGCTTCGAGCATCGTCTTTCCACCACATCCGAGAGCCACTAATATCTCCGCGTCTGCCGACTGTGGTGCCGGCGGTGGGATGGACGGCCTGCTGGATTTCTCCAAAGGCCCCACCGTCAAAACCGAGCTGGTCTGTAAATGGATTGACCGAACTTCTTCGAGACAGAGGCTTGGGCGGACGGCGACATCCGTCTGCGACCAAACTTTCAGCTCCATGCACGAGCTGGTGGACCACGTCACCACCGAGCATGTAGCAGCGGGGCTTGAGACCCTCAGTCATGTCTGCATGTGGGACGAGTGTATGCGCGGCGGGAAGGCGTTCAAAGCCAAATACAAACTCATCAACCATATTCGCGTGCACACCGGGGAGAAGCCTTTTTCATGCGCATTTCCCAACTGCGGCAAGATGTTCGCACGCTCAGAGAACCTCAAGAtccacacgcgcacgcacactg gtgAGAAGCCATTCCAGTGCGAGTTCTGCGAGCGACGCTTCGCCAACAGCAGCGACCGGAAGAAGCACTCACAGGTCCACACGGCCTCGAAGCCTTACGACTGCAAGGCCCTGGGCTGCACTAAGTCCTACACCCACCCCAGCTCCCTGCGCAAACACATGAAGGTCCACGTCAAGTTGTCACCTACCTCTGAACCCCAGGACGTGTACGACTCCATCCCTCATCACCTCCAACAACCTCATCAGGCTCTCCTCGAGCCCCTTGACCTTAAAATGAACCGCCTCTCTCCATCACTTGCCAATAAGAACGCtcattttcctcttctgtccagACATGAATTGGATCTCAGCTCTGCCAGCGACGTTGACCATAAGCTGTTGCTGCGGAGTTCGTCTCCAATGGCAATGCCTCTGGATCTGTCTCTGTCGGGCCTGAAGAGTCAGCTGGCCCAGAGGCAACAGAGTGGTAGGACCCCGCGGAGGAGCCAGCGCTCAGTCAACCCAGCCTTACCTCAGTTGTCTAACATTAAGGAGTGGTACGTCTGCACCAGGAGTACAGTACCACACTTTCCTCTACTTCACCCAGACCACATCAAATCAGAACCTAGTGATGACGAGGAGTATGTCACGTAG